The DNA window CGTCCCTGCGTTCCCTCGCCATTTACNNNNNNNNNNNNNNNNNNNNNNNNNNNNNNNNNNNNNNNNNNNNNNNNNNNNNNNNNNNNNNNNNNNNNNNNNNNNNNNNNNNNNNNNNNNNNNNNNNNNNNNNNNNNNNNNNNNNNNNNNNNNNNNNNNNNNNNNNNNNNNNNNNNNNNNNNNNNNNNNNNNNNNNNNNNNNNNNNNNNNNNNNNNNNNNNNNNNNNNNNNNNNNNNNNNNNNNNNNNNNNNNNNNNNNNNNNNNNNNNNNNNNNNNNNNNNNNNNNNNNNNNNNNNNNNNNNNNNNNNNNNNNNNNNNNNNNNNNNNNNNNNNNNNNNNNNNNNNNNNNNNNNNNNNNNNNNNNNNNNNNNNNNNNNNNNNNNNNNNNNNNNNNNNNNNNNNNNNNNNNNNNNNNNNNNNNNNNNNNNNNNNNNNNNNNNNNNNNNNNNNNNNNNNNNNNNNNNNNNNNNNNNNNNNNNNNNNNNNNNNNNNNNNNNNNNNNNNNNNNNNNNNNNNNNNNNNNNNNNNNNNNNNNNNNNNNNNNNNNNNNNNNNNNNNNNNNNNNNNNNNNNNNNNNNNNNNNNNNNNNNNNNNNNNNNNNNNNNNNNNNNNNNNNNNNNNNNNNNNNNNNNNNNNNNNNNNNNNNNNNNNNNNNNNNNNNNNNNNNNNNNNNNNNNNNNNNNNNNNNNNNNNNNNNNNNNNNNNNNNNNNNNNNNNNNNNNNNNNNNNNNNNNNNNNNNNNNNNNNNNNNNNNNNNNNNNNNNNNNNNNNNNNNNNNNNNNNNNNNNNNNNNNNNNNNNNNNNNNNNNNNNNNNNNNNNNNNNNNNNNNNNNNNNNNNNNNNNNNNNNNNNNNNNNNNNNNNNNNNNNNNNNNNNNNNNNNNNNNNNNNNNNNNNNNNNNNNNNNNNNNNNNNNNNNNNNNNNNNNNNNNNNNNNNNNNNNNNNNNNNNNNNNNNNNNNNNNNNNNNNNNNNNNNNNNNNNNNNNNNNNNNNNNNNNNNNNNNNNNNNNNNNNNNNNNNNNNNNNNNNNNNNNNNNNNNNNNNNNNNNNNNNNNNNNNNNNNNNNNNNNNNNNNNNNNNNNNNNNNNNNNNNNNNNNNNNNNNNNNNNNNNNNNNNNNNNNNNNNNNNNNNNNNNNNNNNNNNNNNNNNNNNNNNNNNNNNNNNNNNNNNNNNNNNNNNNNNNNNNNNNNNNNNNNNNNNNNNNNNNNNNNNNNNNNNNNNNNNNNNNNNNNNNNNNNNNNNNNNNNNNNNNNNNNNNNNNNNNNNNNNNNNNNNNNNNNNNNNNNNNNNNNNNNNNNNNNNNNNNNNNNNNNNNNNNNNNNNNNNNNNNNNNNNNNNNNNNNNNNNNNNNNNNNNNNNNNNNNNNNNNNNNNNNNNNNNNNNNNNNNNNNNNNNNNNNNNNNNNNNNNNNNNNNNNNNNNNNNNNNNNNNNNNNNNNNNNNNNNNNNNNNNNNNNNNNNNNNNNNNNNNNNNNNNNNNNNNNNNNNNNNNNNNNNNNNNNNNNNNNNNNNNNNNNNNNNNNNNNNNNNNNNNNNNNNNNNNNNNNNNNNNNNNNNNNNNNNNNNNNNNNNNNNNNNNNNNNNNNNNNNNNNNNNNNNNNNNNNNNNNNNNNNNNNNNNNNNNNNNNNNNNNNNNNNNNNNNNNNNNNNNNNNNNNNNNNNNNNNNNNNNNNNNNNNNNNNNNNNNNNNNNNNNNNNNNNNNNNNNNNNNNNNNNNNNNNNNNNNNNNNNNNNNNNNNNNNNNNNNNNNNNNNNNNNNNNNNNNNNNNNNNNNNNNNNNNNNNNNNNNNNNNNNNNNNNNNNNNNNNNNNNNNNNNNNNNNNNNNNNNNNNNNNNNNNNNNNNNNNNNNNNNNNNNNNNNNNNNNNNNNNNNNNNNNNNNNNNNNNNAATTGAACGaattaaggaaaaaacccaaataaaaaagttacgCCAAAGTGAGAAAAACGCAAGGAAAAGCGTAAACTCCCAGAATCGCGCACCACGCTGGATTGTGCCAAATTGAGCAAACCAAACCAAACCCCTATACCTGTGAACGAATTTTCTCCACCGTTCGAGAGCCGTTCTCGCACAAGGAAAGAAACCCAACAGGTGCGTCAAAGAAAAGTGAGAGATGTGATGGAGTGTgacgaaaaagaggaaggggTGCTTCGCCATTTTGAGGGCTAAAAGCGCCCTATCGCGTTGTCCCAGTAGCATCGCCTCAGTTGTACCGCCCCAGTTGCATGGCGAAGCAGTGGGACCGCTTCCATCTTAACATCGCGCTGGAGAGAGCGATTCCACCCCGTTCGTCACCACGCAAAAAAGGCGCACATGTGGTCGGTGGAGCAAAATGGTTAGGCTCCCCTCCATACGTATGCTAAGAAAAGGAGTGCACccaagagggaaaaaaaagctactCGGGGATAACGACACGGAGTGGAAAAATACTCTCCTTTTAAGGCGCGTTCACCAAATATAGTGGAACGAAGAGTGTCGCACCGCGAGTGCAAGCTAGCATAGCTATGTATCCCTTTGTGCAAAAAGGCGCAAATGTGTGAATACGCAAAAATGCACATTACCCACTGTTCTGCTTGTTCCCCCTGTGATTCActcatttttacttctttcctttccctttctcttcTCACCCCATCGCGCAGATACGAAACCACTCCCCAATCTGAACACCCACTTTTCCCCACCCCGGTAGATCAAAATGTCAAAGGAAACCTTCGCATTCAATGCCGATATCAGGCAGTTAATGAGTTTAATCATTAACACATTTTACAGCaacaaagaaatttttttgagaGAACTTATTAGCAATGCAAGTGATGCACTGGATAAAATCAGATATGAGGCAATCACAGATACACAGAAATTATCTGCTGAACCAGAGTTCTACATTCGTATCATTCCTGACAAAACGAACAATACTCTCACGATTGAAGATTCAGGTATTGGtatgacaaaaaatgatttaattAATAACTTGGGTACTATTGCTAGATCAGGAACCAAGGCATTTATGGAGGCTATTCAAGCAAGTGGAGATATATCTATGATTGGACAATTCGGTGTTGGTTTTTACTCTGCTTACCTCGTTGCTGATCATGTTGTTGTTGTGTcgaaaaataatgatgatGAGCAGTATGTATGGGAATCAGCTGCTGGTGGTTCGTTCACTGTCACTAAGGATGAAACGAATgagaaaatgggaagaggTACCAAAATTATTCTGCATTTGAAAGATGATCAATTGGAATAtctagaagaaaaaagaattaaagaTTTGGTGAAAAAGCATTctgaatttatttctttcccaattaaattatattgtGAAAGACAGAATGAGAAAGAAATCACTGCATCGGAGGATGAAGTAGAGGATGATGATGCtgagggagagaaaaagaaatccGGAAAGGATCAACTTGAAGATGGAGATAAACAAACCCAAGAAGGGGATGATGCtgataaggaaaaaaaagaacacaatgaggaggatgaagataaagaaaaaggagatgaTCATCCCAAAGTGGAGGATGTAACAGAAGAATTAGAAAAtgctgagaaaaaaaagaaaaaggaaaagaaaaagaaaaaaatacataccgTTGAACATGAATGGGAAGAATTAAACAAACAGAAACCACTATGGATGAGGAAACCTGAGGAAGTCACCAATGAAGAGTATGCTAGCTTTTACAAATCGTTGACGAACGATTGGGAAGACCACTTAGCTGTGAAACACTTCTCTGTTGAAGGACAGCTAGAATTTAAGgcacttttatttattccgAAAAGAGCTCCTTTCGATATGtttgaaaatagaaaaaagagaaacaacATCAAATTGTATGTTAGACGTGTTTTTATCATGGACGATTGTGAGGAAATCATCCCTGAGTGGCTTAACTTCGTGAAGGGTGTTGTCGATTCGGAAGACTTGCCACTCAACATTTCAAGAGAGTCCCTACAGCAGAACAAAATTCTCAAGGTTATCAAGAAGAATCTCATCAAGAAGTGCCTCGATATGTTTTCTGAGTTGGCAGAGAACAAGGACAACTACAAGAAGTTTTACGAGCAGTTCAGCAAGAACTTGAAGCTGGGAATCCACGAGGATAACGCGAACCGTGCGAAGGTGGGTTTTTCATCTCGCTGTAGTGCAGCACcgtgggggaagcggcggaaCGGAAGGGCGCGGCTGCTTGCGAGATCAGCACGCCACGTTCCGTTTGACCCTCCGTTCTAGCACTTTCCGTTTACCCCTCCTTTCTACCCCTTTCCGTGTGCCCCTCCGTTCCACTTCTTCCCGCGGACAAACCCAAATTTAATTACACGCACGTGAACCCcgaagggggaaaacgcGTGTGTGTCCAGACGTTTGGGAAAACAAGTCGGGAGCAACCACACTCGTAATCACGCGGGGTGTTATACTCCGCTGATTAGTCATCGAGTgggttgtatttttttttttctcgttcgcTTATCACCTTAGCATGTGTTTATTGTTTGCCCGTgttgtgtatatgtgtgtatgtgtggcCGAGGGGGGAGATCCTGGGTGAGCAGCAAATTGGGGACAGACTTTACAAGGCGATCTTCGTTTAGTGTGGCTTGTCCCTCCTTTTGCTACTTACCCTTATCACTCCCCTCATCCgcgcatacacatatatgcatgcacGGGTGAATAAGACGGCCGCGTGGCCACGACAATTAAACACATTGAGTCATGGAAGCGTAACAGAATTTGCATCCGTAGTGCAACAAATTGGCTGCTTTTtttggcccctttttttggccccTTTGCTTGCACTCCCCACCCAAATTGGTATAATTGCCCTTCATACATACCCCTGTCtctcgcttctccccctcccctcctTGTGCAGATCACCGAGTTGCTCCGATTTCAAACGTCCAAGTCTGGCGATGAAATGATAGGACTAAAGGAATACGTGGACAGAATGAAGGAGAATCAAAAGGATATTTACTACATCACAGGTGAGTCAATCAACGCGGTGTCtaactctccatttttggaAGCTCTGACGAAGAAAGGATTCGAAGTGATATACATGGTTGACCCCATCGATGAGTATGCAGTACAACAACTAAAAGACTtcgagggaaaaaaattaaaatgttgcACTAAGGAAGGTCTAGATATTGATGACTCTGAGGAAGCTAAAAAAACGTTTGAAACGATGAAGGCTGAATATGAAGGACTATGTAAAGTCATAAAGGATGTGCTTCATGAGAAGGTAGAGAAAGTAGTGGTTGGACAAAGAATCACCGATTCACCATGTGTATTAGTTACATCTGAATTTGGCTGGTCAGCAAACATGGAAAGAATTATGAAAGCTCAAGCGTTGAGAGATAACTCCATGACTAGCTATATGTTgtctaaaaaaattatggagaTCAATGCACGTCATCCAATCATCACGGCATTGAAACAAAAAGCAGATGCGGATAAGTCAGACAAGACAGTTAAAGATTTAATATGGCTCCTATTCGATACATCTTTATTGACTTCTGGATTTGCCCTTGAAGAACCCACGACCTTCTCCAAGAGAATCCACAGAATGATTAAATTGGGTCTTTCCAtcgatgaggaagaaaacaacgACATTGAGTTGCCACCCTTGGAAGAGACCATGGACGCTACTGACTCAAAGATGGAAGAGGTTGATTAATCCTTCTGCGTCCAAGCTCATCTCATCActcatgaaaaaaagggggtctGCTGCTCAACTTGTGTTGTTCCAACCATTTCATGAATCCCAGAAGCAAAAAGAGAGGCACAAAAACACACGTGTTGTGTGCATACGGATTAGAGACCGGCCACGTCGTGGGACGGGGTGAGCTTTAGCGGGTACCTCCGCGAGGCTGTACATTTTGTTGCGCCTCCACCCACGTAGCCCTCTTTTCATCATAACTCCCTGTGCAATTTTACCGTTTCGGCACACCTCACAGGGAGGCAAGCACGTATAGCACATGTGGCATACTAGCATGCATAGCATACACTACAcacgtatataaatatatagtatatacatatgaaaaaaaaaaaaaaaaaaggaagccaaTTGTTTACTAACCTCCATTTGAATGTGTTGTACCTGTGTGCATGttattttctctcctcctTGTTTTGCACACGTATTATTTTCAACCCCCCTGTGCGGAGTTGTTAATGTGTTTTATGCGCACGCGCAAGTGCACGGATGATACCCAGCAATCCACATGCGTAGACTCCTGCACATGTTCTTACCCATTGCGAAATtcaggataaaaaaaaaaaaaaaaaacaacaagcatgagcaaaaaaaaaaaaaactgtacgaggaaaaaacgaatttataaatttaaagaataaattgaaacacatttttgtgaaagaTTAACTGGGAGGGAGGAGCAGGGCATCGTAGAAAGGGAAACCGCAACAGGAACGGAACAGGAACGGAACAGGAACGGAACGGGAACAGGAACGGAACAGGAACTGGAACCTGAACCTTTACCGGAACCTTTACCGGAACCTTCACCGGAACCTTTACCGGAACCTTTGCCGGAACCCTCATTTAAGCGTCCTGCCCTCTCGGTGACACCCTCCATATGGCACGCTCCCACACATGTGCCTTCCTCCACGAGTGCAAATTGTGCATGCGGCCAAAATGGCGAAGTGCACAATTTGCTACTTCTCCTCCCTGAGGGGTATACACCATGGAGTGGTCGGTCCTCATGTCCTTCTCCACGGTTCGACCACCCCTTTTGAAGTACCATTGATCATCATTCGTTTGGAATATctaatcaatttttttacgtctccacggaaaaaaaaaaaaaggcgagcACCCACTGCCTATGGTAAAGTGCCTCTTTACACGAACAAATGGGTTGAGGCATAATGATGACATAACACCGGCACAGTGTgcactttaaaaattttttttttacacaaattttgGGCACTAACCAAAGACA is part of the Plasmodium cynomolgi strain B DNA, chromosome 1, whole genome shotgun sequence genome and encodes:
- a CDS encoding heat shock protein 86 (putative), with product MSKETFAFNADIRQLMSLIINTFYSNKEIFLRELISNASDALDKIRYEAITDTQKLSAEPEFYIRIIPDKTNNTLTIEDSGIGMTKNDLINNLGTIARSGTKAFMEAIQASGDISMIGQFGVGFYSAYLVADHVVVVSKNNDDEQYVWESAAGGSFTVTKDETNEKMGRGTKIILHLKDDQLEYLEEKRIKDLVKKHSEFISFPIKLYCERQNEKEITASEDEVEDDDAEGEKKKSGKDQLEDGDKQTQEGDDADKEKKEHNEEDEDKEKGDDHPKVEDVTEELENAEKKKKKEKKKKKIHTVEHEWEELNKQKPLWMRKPEEVTNEEYASFYKSLTNDWEDHLAVKHFSVEGQLEFKALLFIPKRAPFDMFENRKKRNNIKLYVRRVFIMDDCEEIIPEWLNFVKGVVDSEDLPLNISRESLQQNKILKVIKKNLIKKCLDMFSELAENKDNYKKFYEQFSKNLKLGIHEDNANRAKITELLRFQTSKSGDEMIGLKEYVDRMKENQKDIYYITGESINAVSNSPFLEALTKKGFEVIYMVDPIDEYAVQQLKDFEGKKLKCCTKEGLDIDDSEEAKKTFETMKAEYEGLCKVIKDVLHEKVEKVVVGQRITDSPCVLVTSEFGWSANMERIMKAQALRDNSMTSYMLSKKIMEINARHPIITALKQKADADKSDKTVKDLIWLLFDTSLLTSGFALEEPTTFSKRIHRMIKLGLSIDEEENNDIELPPLEETMDATDSKMEEVD